One part of the Gammaproteobacteria bacterium genome encodes these proteins:
- a CDS encoding Protein phosphatase CheZ, producing MEHADQSQWLARAQLLAEHIQQGNDDEVNRLLDEISRNREQMLFQELGKLTREFHNALNGFRLDAKISQLAQENIPDAKQRLNYVIVMTEQAATRTLVAVEGSLPLCERIATQARALREQWLRFTQRTLTSADFRNLSRDLESFLDRTAEDSDRVRDNLSEVLMAQDFQDITGQILQRVIRLVNEMEEHLVRLVKGSSGHRVREVSAQPSQQEQIEESTVAAHGPYVPGTDVVEEEVIHSQDDVDALLSSLGF from the coding sequence ATGGAACATGCCGACCAGAGCCAATGGCTCGCCCGCGCCCAATTGCTGGCAGAACACATCCAGCAGGGGAATGACGATGAGGTCAATCGTCTGCTGGATGAGATTTCCCGAAACCGGGAACAGATGTTGTTCCAGGAATTGGGCAAGCTCACTAGGGAATTTCACAACGCCCTCAACGGCTTCCGTCTCGATGCCAAGATCTCCCAGCTTGCTCAGGAAAATATCCCAGACGCCAAGCAACGCCTGAATTACGTCATTGTTATGACGGAACAGGCGGCTACTCGAACCCTGGTCGCAGTGGAAGGTAGCCTCCCGCTATGCGAGAGAATCGCCACTCAGGCGCGGGCGCTTCGTGAGCAGTGGTTGCGCTTTACACAACGGACCTTGACCTCCGCTGATTTTCGCAATCTAAGTCGTGATCTGGAGAGCTTTTTAGACCGCACTGCGGAGGATAGTGACCGCGTTCGAGACAACCTCTCGGAAGTCTTGATGGCTCAAGACTTCCAGGACATTACCGGTCAGATATTGCAGCGTGTGATCCGGCTAGTGAACGAGATGGAGGAGCACCTGGTACGACTCGTGAAGGGGTCATCGGGTCATCGTGTTCGCGAGGTCTCCGCTCAGCCATCGCAGCAGGAGCAGATTGAGGAATCTACAGTGGCCGCCCATGGTCCTTACGTTCCTGGTACCGATGTCGTCGAGGAAGAGGTGATCCATAGTCAGGATGACGTCGATGCCCTGTTGTCCAGCCTGGGCTTCTAG
- a CDS encoding general secretion pathway protein E yields MAVTDPAEARPNQRLVLSETLDDLVADGVIGSQAAQNLLRTVTAKEREDRHVLEIIATAKLHHAKSPKRVLTLEELTFWLAQRAGFDYLRIDPLKIDAPSIGSVVSTAYAAWNRILPVLVTPERVVFATSEPYLTDWIDEIRPVIKRDIVCVVANPLDIERYRKEFFGVSNSVKGATAEPDDTSWRGMNNLEALVELGKSGTLDANDSHIVHIVDWLLQYAFDQRASDIHMEPRRDVGNIRFRIDGIMHPVYQVPAKVMAALTSRVKILGRMDVAEKRRPQDGRIKTRTKDGRELDMRLSTMPTAFGEKLVMRIFNPDVLLKDFSSLGFGSEDVEHWKDMVKQPHGIILVTGPTGSGKTTTLYSTLKTLATPQVNVCTVEDPIEMVEPAFNQMQVQHNIGLDFASGIRTLMRQDPDSIMVGEIRDRETADMAVQASLTGHLVLSTLHTNDTPSAITRLLDIGVPHYLIKATVIGVVAQRLVRTLCPHCRQQKMTDVGVWESLTHPWPLPIPLTLAAPQGCAECRHTGYHGRIGLYEMLVMDQEIRNLITSDFDETPLRHLAYRKGLKPLRIGGAMKVLEGVTSLDEVLQVAPIRMD; encoded by the coding sequence GTGGCGGTTACCGATCCGGCCGAGGCTCGGCCAAATCAGCGACTAGTGCTCAGTGAGACCCTCGACGACTTAGTCGCCGATGGTGTGATTGGGTCCCAGGCCGCTCAGAATCTGCTCCGTACCGTGACCGCGAAGGAACGCGAAGACCGTCACGTCTTGGAGATTATCGCCACAGCAAAACTGCACCACGCCAAGTCTCCCAAGCGCGTTTTGACTCTCGAAGAATTAACCTTCTGGTTGGCTCAACGCGCTGGGTTTGATTATTTGCGTATTGACCCACTCAAGATTGACGCCCCCAGTATTGGTAGCGTGGTGAGTACGGCTTACGCCGCTTGGAATCGCATCCTGCCGGTCCTCGTAACCCCGGAACGGGTCGTCTTCGCAACCTCTGAACCCTACCTTACCGATTGGATCGACGAGATTCGCCCGGTCATTAAGCGCGACATCGTGTGTGTGGTTGCCAATCCTCTGGATATTGAGCGCTATCGCAAGGAATTTTTTGGGGTGTCCAACTCGGTTAAGGGAGCGACCGCAGAACCAGACGATACCTCCTGGCGTGGTATGAATAATCTTGAGGCCCTGGTGGAACTCGGTAAGTCCGGGACCTTGGACGCCAACGATAGTCATATCGTTCATATTGTTGATTGGTTGTTGCAATATGCCTTTGATCAACGCGCGAGCGATATTCACATGGAGCCGCGTCGTGATGTGGGAAATATCCGTTTCCGCATCGATGGGATTATGCACCCGGTCTATCAGGTTCCTGCCAAGGTTATGGCCGCGTTGACCAGCCGGGTCAAGATCCTCGGGCGTATGGATGTGGCCGAGAAGCGTCGTCCCCAGGACGGACGCATCAAGACCCGTACCAAGGATGGACGCGAGTTGGATATGCGCCTCTCGACCATGCCCACCGCTTTTGGTGAGAAATTGGTCATGCGCATCTTTAACCCGGATGTTCTACTCAAAGACTTTTCCTCCCTGGGATTCGGGTCTGAGGATGTCGAACACTGGAAGGATATGGTCAAACAACCGCATGGGATTATCCTGGTAACCGGCCCTACCGGGTCGGGGAAGACTACGACCCTCTATTCCACACTCAAGACCCTCGCCACACCGCAGGTCAATGTCTGTACCGTCGAAGACCCTATCGAGATGGTGGAGCCAGCCTTTAATCAGATGCAGGTTCAGCACAATATCGGCCTTGATTTCGCGAGCGGCATCCGTACCCTGATGCGTCAGGACCCCGACAGTATCATGGTCGGCGAGATCCGCGACCGTGAGACCGCCGATATGGCGGTACAGGCATCGTTGACCGGTCACCTGGTACTATCCACCCTGCATACCAACGACACCCCCTCCGCCATTACGCGGCTCCTGGACATCGGGGTGCCTCACTACCTGATAAAAGCGACCGTCATCGGGGTTGTTGCCCAACGCCTGGTGCGTACCCTGTGTCCCCACTGTCGACAACAGAAGATGACCGATGTTGGCGTGTGGGAGTCGTTGACCCATCCCTGGCCGCTTCCCATCCCGCTGACCTTGGCCGCCCCCCAGGGATGCGCGGAGTGTCGTCATACTGGTTACCATGGACGCATTGGGCTCTACGAGATGTTGGTCATGGACCAGGAGATTCGCAACCTGATTACCTCCGATTTTGATGAAACTCCCCTGCGGCATCTGGCCTACCGCAAGGGGCTCAAGCCGCTGCGCATCGGTGGGGCCATGAAGGTGCTTGAGGGAGTAACCAGCCTGGATGAGGTTCTTCAGGTGGCCCCGATTCGGATGGATTGA
- a CDS encoding chemotaxis protein CheX yields the protein MTITKSSDDVVLSTEDVLLTLCNSVVSVLTAATHRQVRFSGMVQRITKTCLKPDIGCFVLFDGGFSGLVVINFSAAAAMELYETYMVSMGLPKEDLAISHTSDEVSNVMGELMNQIVGSFTVKVGRELQTQITQNQPKMLALNKQVIISVDTNLESPELRRVTFFTAKNNIFYLELAMDKIEFIKLHNEGIVEEVDPDTLIAQTNNESRNGDWEVQLTNDEQHEQNEQDDLFDSLGI from the coding sequence ATGACCATAACGAAATCAAGTGATGATGTCGTACTGAGCACAGAAGATGTATTGCTGACCTTGTGTAATTCGGTGGTGAGTGTGTTGACGGCGGCAACCCATCGTCAAGTTCGCTTTTCAGGCATGGTGCAACGCATCACCAAAACCTGTCTCAAGCCTGACATCGGTTGCTTTGTGTTATTCGATGGGGGATTTTCTGGCCTAGTGGTAATTAATTTCTCTGCGGCGGCGGCGATGGAGTTGTATGAGACCTATATGGTTAGCATGGGGCTACCCAAGGAGGATTTGGCCATTTCTCATACCTCGGACGAGGTTAGTAATGTCATGGGCGAGTTGATGAATCAGATTGTTGGGAGTTTTACCGTCAAGGTGGGACGCGAGCTACAGACGCAGATTACTCAGAATCAGCCCAAGATGTTGGCTTTGAATAAACAAGTAATCATCAGTGTCGATACCAATCTGGAAAGTCCTGAACTACGCAGGGTAACCTTCTTCACTGCCAAGAACAATATCTTCTACCTAGAATTGGCAATGGATAAAATTGAATTCATCAAACTGCACAATGAAGGAATTGTAGAAGAGGTCGACCCTGATACCTTAATTGCCCAGACCAATAATGAGTCTAGAAATGGTGATTGGGAGGTGCAATTGACCAATGATGAACAGCATGAACAGAATGAGCAGGATGACCTGTTTGATTCTCTCGGTATCTGA